The following are encoded together in the Desulfococcus multivorans genome:
- a CDS encoding glycosyltransferase family 4 protein produces MKQKPLKILFVARDQFPPFRVDVAVLFGKEMAGRGHEIDWVLQSQADCNKGRQTRWQGGDVWVGPTDNGTSFLHRLHKHLLGFLHNLACTRLLFRKPYDIIQVKDRFLTAVLYLAAARICNRKYFYWLSYPFAEASLYEIRIKAARYPIVYLIRGMLYRFLLYKIIMVYADHVFVQSEQMKKDIQACGIAGEKMTAVPMGFEADRFQAEPVERDTAEVDGEPRIIYLGTLMKLRRIDFLVRVFSMVLKDIPNAKLYLIGAGETDEDIRILKREARRLGILDAIVFTGFLERQKAMEIVRNADVCLSPFYPTPILNSTSPTKLIEYMALGKSVVANDHPEQKRVITESGGGLCVPYEESQFANAVVYLLKHPEINAIMGQRGRRWVFRNRTYGIIADSVEQTYYQNLK; encoded by the coding sequence ATGAAACAGAAGCCATTGAAGATATTGTTTGTGGCGCGGGACCAGTTTCCGCCTTTCAGAGTCGATGTCGCCGTCCTGTTCGGGAAGGAAATGGCCGGGAGAGGACATGAAATCGACTGGGTGCTGCAGTCTCAGGCGGATTGCAATAAAGGCCGGCAGACCCGGTGGCAGGGCGGCGATGTCTGGGTGGGTCCCACGGACAACGGGACAAGCTTTCTTCACCGTTTGCACAAGCACCTGCTTGGATTTCTGCATAATCTTGCATGCACGCGCCTGTTGTTCAGGAAGCCTTATGATATCATCCAGGTCAAAGACCGTTTTTTAACGGCGGTGCTGTATCTGGCGGCGGCCAGGATATGCAACAGGAAATATTTTTACTGGCTTTCCTATCCTTTTGCCGAGGCCTCGCTGTATGAGATCCGTATCAAAGCCGCAAGATATCCCATCGTGTACCTGATTCGCGGCATGCTTTACCGGTTTTTGCTCTATAAGATCATTATGGTCTATGCAGATCATGTGTTCGTTCAGAGCGAACAGATGAAAAAGGATATCCAGGCCTGTGGCATTGCCGGAGAAAAAATGACTGCCGTGCCCATGGGCTTTGAAGCGGACCGATTTCAGGCCGAGCCTGTTGAGCGGGATACCGCCGAGGTCGATGGAGAACCTCGGATCATCTATCTGGGTACGTTAATGAAACTGAGAAGAATAGATTTCCTGGTCAGGGTTTTTTCCATGGTCCTGAAAGATATCCCCAACGCGAAGCTCTATCTGATCGGGGCGGGCGAGACGGATGAAGACATCCGCATACTGAAACGAGAAGCCCGACGTCTGGGCATTCTCGACGCCATTGTTTTTACGGGGTTTCTGGAGCGACAAAAAGCCATGGAAATCGTCAGGAATGCGGATGTCTGCCTCTCCCCGTTCTATCCCACGCCGATACTCAATTCCACGTCACCCACAAAGCTGATCGAATATATGGCGCTGGGCAAATCGGTTGTGGCCAACGACCATCCGGAGCAAAAACGCGTTATCACGGAAAGCGGCGGCGGGCTCTGCGTGCCCTATGAGGAAAGTCAATTCGCTAACGCCGTTGTATATCTGCTGAAGCACCCGGAAATCAATGCAATAATGGGGCAAAGGGGAAGACGGTGGGTGTTTCGGAATCGAACCTATGGGATCATTGCCGACAGTGTTGAACAGACTTATTACCAGAATTTGAAATGA
- a CDS encoding glycosyltransferase family 4 protein — MRTAYVTTYNSSDVHAWSGLGTHILGALQDSGFQTEIIANLKQADPPRGFRFKKALYSKLLSRKYLLDREPAVLKNYADQVAVALKSMDCDLVFSPGTMPIAYLETRKPIVFWTDATFAGMIDFYPGFSNLCAESIRDGNRMEQSALSKCRLALYASEWAANTAIQHYDVDPAKVKVIPFGANINCNRNMQDIETLVQGKHFDICKLLFVGVDWIRKGGELALKVVELLNQRGIRSELHLVGCDPGIRLPSFVKSYGFLSKKTEEGRRTFDRLMSESHFFILPSRAECYGLVFAEASSFGLPSLATNVGGIPTVVQDGKNGRTFPLDAAPEQYCDYIERLISSRQEYDALSLSSFREYSERLNWGAAGRKLYDLVRESCG; from the coding sequence ATGAGAACCGCTTATGTCACAACCTATAATTCATCGGACGTTCATGCCTGGTCGGGGCTCGGCACCCATATCCTCGGGGCGCTCCAGGATTCCGGCTTCCAGACGGAGATCATCGCCAATTTAAAGCAGGCGGACCCTCCTCGCGGATTCAGGTTTAAAAAAGCCCTGTATTCCAAATTGCTATCCAGGAAATATCTTCTCGATCGCGAGCCGGCAGTCCTGAAAAACTACGCCGATCAGGTGGCGGTCGCCCTCAAATCGATGGACTGCGATCTGGTGTTCAGTCCGGGAACGATGCCCATTGCCTATCTGGAAACCAGGAAACCCATCGTTTTCTGGACCGATGCGACCTTTGCCGGCATGATCGATTTTTATCCGGGCTTCAGCAACCTGTGCGCCGAAAGCATCAGGGACGGGAACCGGATGGAACAGTCGGCCCTGTCAAAATGCCGTCTGGCGCTTTATGCCTCCGAGTGGGCCGCAAACACGGCGATACAACATTATGACGTCGATCCGGCAAAGGTCAAGGTGATTCCCTTCGGCGCCAATATCAACTGCAACCGCAACATGCAGGATATCGAGACCCTTGTCCAAGGCAAACATTTCGATATCTGCAAACTGTTGTTTGTGGGCGTGGATTGGATCAGAAAAGGCGGCGAACTCGCTTTAAAGGTTGTCGAGCTGCTGAATCAACGCGGGATCCGGTCCGAATTGCACCTTGTCGGTTGTGATCCGGGGATCCGTCTGCCGTCCTTTGTCAAGTCCTATGGATTTTTGTCGAAAAAAACCGAAGAAGGCAGAAGAACGTTTGATCGACTGATGAGCGAGTCCCATTTCTTCATCCTCCCCTCGCGGGCTGAATGCTATGGTCTGGTCTTTGCCGAGGCCAGTTCCTTCGGGTTGCCTTCATTGGCAACAAACGTCGGGGGGATTCCAACAGTCGTTCAGGACGGCAAGAACGGCCGGACGTTTCCATTGGATGCCGCTCCCGAACAATACTGCGATTATATTGAGAGATTGATATCATCGCGGCAGGAATACGACGCGCTGTCCCTCTCTTCGTTCAGGGAATATTCCGAACGACTCAACTGGGGCGCTGCGGGCCGGAAACTCTACGATCTGGTACGGGAATCCTGCGGATGA
- a CDS encoding sulfotransferase family protein, with translation MTKISGPMHTEKCGIKTWRQFARRVRPRGCRLLNRLDRFPKSVLVTGCQRSGTTMLSRVITLSDGMTNYWFGKDDELDAALILAGEVELDAPGRFCFQTTYLNECYREYFEHDCGCRILWVLRNPFSVVYSLMYNWRRWTLDELFKACGAGFLDDRLARRYRRFGPIAISRLMKACLSYNGKVSQLFELKERLDKDAVMVIEYDDLVNDPQRRLPKIYRFIDLDYQDRYCDHIHRKSTGKKNRLSNRERNIVDQLCLPVYEKAKGLLD, from the coding sequence ATGACGAAAATCAGCGGACCCATGCACACAGAGAAATGCGGAATCAAGACCTGGCGACAGTTTGCCCGCCGGGTGAGGCCAAGAGGATGCCGTTTGCTGAACCGGCTGGATCGATTCCCGAAATCCGTTTTGGTAACGGGTTGCCAGCGGTCGGGAACCACCATGCTTTCCAGGGTCATTACCCTGAGTGACGGGATGACCAACTACTGGTTCGGGAAAGACGATGAACTTGACGCCGCCCTTATCCTGGCGGGTGAAGTGGAACTCGATGCCCCCGGCCGCTTCTGTTTTCAAACGACCTATCTGAATGAGTGTTACCGGGAGTATTTCGAACATGACTGCGGCTGCAGGATCCTCTGGGTACTGAGAAATCCGTTCTCGGTGGTGTATTCCCTGATGTACAACTGGCGACGATGGACGCTGGACGAGCTTTTCAAGGCCTGCGGCGCCGGGTTTCTGGATGACCGCCTGGCCCGGAGATACCGTCGCTTCGGGCCGATCGCCATCTCGAGATTGATGAAGGCGTGTCTGTCATACAACGGAAAGGTTTCTCAACTGTTCGAGCTTAAAGAAAGGCTCGATAAGGATGCCGTCATGGTGATCGAGTACGACGATCTCGTCAACGACCCCCAGCGTCGGCTTCCCAAAATCTACCGGTTTATTGATCTCGATTATCAGGATCGATACTGCGATCACATTCACCGGAAAAGCACCGGCAAGAAAAATCGGCTTTCCAACAGAGAACGAAATATCGTCGATCAGCTCTGCCTTCCTGTCTATGAAAAGGCAAAGGGCCTGTTGGATTGA